From a single Calonectris borealis chromosome 19, bCalBor7.hap1.2, whole genome shotgun sequence genomic region:
- the TBX4 gene encoding T-box transcription factor TBX4, producing the protein MHNEEMLQEKSLSETEEGFPTAPAPGHADSSAGSPVLGVAGGSSTPLSSPQLPDPEQTIENIKVYLHEKELWKKFHEAGTEMIITKAGRRMFPSYKVKVTGMNPKTKYILLIDIVPADDHRYKFCDNKWMVAGKAEPAMPGRLYVHPDSPATGAHWMRQLVSFQKLKLTNNHLDPFGHIILNSMHKYQPRLHIVKADENNAFGSKNTAFCTHVFPETSFISVTSYQNHKITQLKIENNPFAKGFRGSDDSDLRVARLQSKEYPVISKSIMRQRLVSSHGQLSTKPDVNPLHGNHQTLQHYQYENGAHMQFAASDTQDLPLNTFTAQRDSGLFYHCLKRRESARHLDLPCKRSYLEASSSVGDDHYFRSPPPYDQQMLSPSYCSEVTPREACMYSSSGAEIAGVSTVDDLPPPPPPLSCNMWTSVAPYTSYSVQTMETVPYQPFPAHFTATTMMPRLPSITGQGSQPPGNSHFSVYNQLSQSQVRERVPSSSFPRERVHPSVCERKPPSPHLNAANEFLYSQSFSLSRESSLQYHSGMGTVENWTDG; encoded by the exons GAAATGCTCCAGGAGAAAAGCCTGTCTGAAACCGAGGAAGGGTTTCCAACAGCCCCCGCGCCCGGCCATGCGGACTCCTCCGCCGGCTCCCCCGTCCTCGGCGTAGCCGGGGGCAGCAGCACGCCGCTCAGCAGCCCGCAGCTCCCCGACCCCGAGCAG acaaTAGAAAATATCAAAGTCTATCTCCACGAGAAGGAGCTATGGAAGAAATTTCATGAAGCTGGCACCGAAATGATAATAACCAAAGCAGGCAG GAGGATGTTTCCTAGTTACAAGGTTAAAGTGACCGGAATGAACCCCAAGACCAAGTACATCTTGTTGATCGACATCGTCCCCGCTGACGACCACCGGTATAAATTCTGTGACAATAAATG GATGGTGGCCGGGAAGGCAGAGCCGGCCATGCCGGGGCGGCTGTACGTGCACCCCGACTCACCCGCCACGGGAGCACACTGGATGCGGCAGCTGGTGTCCTTTCAGAAGCTAAAACTCACCAACAACCACCTGGATCCCTTTGGACAT ATCATTCTTAATTCAATGCATAAATACCAACCACGACTGCATATTGTGAAGGCAGATGAGAACAACGCTTTCGGGTCAAAGAACACAGCCTTCTGCACCCACGTTTTTCCAGAGACGTCCTTTATATCGGTGACCTCCTACCAGAATCACAAG ATAACCCAGCTGAAAATTGAAAACAACCCCTTTGCCAAGGGCTTCAGGGGGAGCGACGACAGCGACCTGCGTGTGGCACGACTGCAAAG CAAAGAATATCCAGTGATTTCCAAAAGCATCATGAGGCAGAGGTTGGTGTCCAGTCATGGCCAGCTTTCAACAAAGCCAGACGTTAACCCACTTCATGGGAATCACCAGACCCTTCAACATTATCAGTATGAGAACGGTGCTCACATGCAATTCGCAGCTTCAGATACTCAAGATCTTCCACTCAACACCTTCACAGCACAGAGAGATTCAGGGCTCTTCTATCATTGCCTAAAAAGAAGAG aaagtgCTCGGCACCTGGACCTGCCCTGCAAACGCTCCTACCTGGAAGCCTCCTCTTCTGTGGGAGACGATCACTATTTCCGTTCCCCGCCTCCGTATGATCAGCAGATGTTAAGCCCTTCCTATTGCAGCGAGGTGACCCCGAGGGAAGCGTGCATGTACTCTAGTTCTGGGGCCGAAATCGCTGGTGTCTCAACGGTTGACGACTTGCCGCCTCCACCTCCCCCCTTGAGCTGCAATATGTGGACTTCTGTCGCACCTTACACCAGCTACAGTGTTCAGACAATGGAAACTGTCCCTTACCAGCCTTTCCCTGCTCATTTTACTGCCACCACCATGATGCCGCGGCTCCCGTCCATCACGGGTCAAGGCTCGCAGCCACCAGGTAACAGCCACTTCAGTGTCTACAACCAGCTGTCCCAGTCTCAGGTTCGGGAGCGCGTTCCTTCTTCATCTTTCCCGAGGGAAAGGGTGCACCCGTCTGTGTGCGAGAGAAAACCCCCCTCTCCGCACCTAAACGCAGCGAACGAGTTCCTGTACTCGCAGAGCTTTTCCTTGTCGAGGGAGTCGTCGCTGCAGTATCATTCAGGGATGGGGACTGTGGAGAACTGGACTGACGGGTGA